Proteins encoded by one window of Manihot esculenta cultivar AM560-2 chromosome 10, M.esculenta_v8, whole genome shotgun sequence:
- the LOC110623960 gene encoding probable polyamine transporter At3g19553 encodes MGEEGMPSNVKNTAKTSPKLTLLPLVALIFYEVSGGPFGIEDSVKAGGGPLLSLLGFLIFPLIWSVPEALITAELATSFPENGGYVIWISSAFGPFWGFQEGFWKWFSGVMDNALYPVLFLDYLKHSLPIFNQLIFRIPALLAITVGLTYLNYRGLHIVGFSAVSLAIFSLCPFAVMGILSIPQVSPKQWLAVDFRKVDWRGYFNSMFWNLNYWDKASTLAGEIENPSKTFPKALFGAVALVVSSYLIPLLAGTGALKASSSEWTDGFFAEVGMLIGGVWLKWWIQAASAMSNLGLFEAEMSGDAFQLLGMSEMGLLPAIFASRSKYGTPTISILCSATGVIFLSWMSFQEILEFLNFLYAIGMLLEFAAFIKLRIKKPELHRPYKVPLETFGATLLCLPPAALLLLVMCLASLRTFLVSGAVIVLGFILYLTLGHAKDRKWVQFDTEHSAVFSAAGVRSNSDVRLLHQEVVDEASIMLLSDASTAKTGQESYEILVEGKLE; translated from the exons ATGGGTGAAGAGGGAATGCCAAGTAATGTGAAAAACACAGCTAAAACAAGCCCAAAGCTCACACTATTGCCTCTTGTTGCTCTGATATTCTATGAGGTATCTGGGGGTCCATTTGGTATAGAAGATTCAGTGAAGGCAGGAGGTGGCCCTTTGTTGTCTTTGCTTGGTTTCTTGATATTCCCTTTAATTTGGAGTGTTCCTGAAGCTCTAATCACAGCAGAATTGGCCACTAGCTTCCCTGAAAATGGCGGATATGTTATTTGGATATCTTCAGCTTTTGGTCCCTTCTGGGGTTTCCAAGAAGGATTTTGGAAATGGTTTAGTGGAGTTATGGATAATGCCCTTTACCCTGTGTTGTTTCTTGATTACTTGAAGCATTCACTTCCCATTTTTAATCAATTGATTTTTCGAATTCCCGCTCTTTTAGCCATCACAGTTGGTTTAACATATTTGAATTATAGAGGCCTACACATTGTTGGATTCTCAGCTGTTTCTCTTGCTATTTTCTCATTGTGTCCATTTGCCGTAATGGGTATTCTTTCAATTCCTCAAGTTAGCCCCAAACAATGGCTAGCTGTGGATTTTAGGAAGGTGGATTGGAGGGGATACTTCAATAGCATGTTTTGGAATCTGAATTATTGGGACAAAGCTAGCACTCTTGCTGGGGAGATTGAAAATCCCAGTAAGACATTCCCAAAGGCACTGTTTGGGGCTGTGGCTTTGGTTGTTTCTTCATATTTGATTCCACTTCTTGCAGGCACTGGGGCTTTGAAGGCCTCATCAAGTGAGTGGACTGATGGATTTTTTGCAGAAGTTGGAATGTTGATAGGTGGTGTTTGGCTTAAATGGTGGATCCAAGCAGCTTCTGCCATGTCTAACTTGGGATTGTTTGAAGCTGAAATGAGTGGAGATGCCTTCCAGCTTCTTGGCATGAGTGAAATGGGGCTGCTTCCAGCTATTTTTGCTTCAAG GTCAAAATATGGGACACCCACCATTAGCATACTGTGCTCAGCTACTGGAGTAATCTTCCTATCATGGATGAGTTTCCAAGAAATCCTGGAATTTCTCAACTTCTTATATGCCATAGGAATGCTTCTTGAATTTGCAGCTTTCATAAAACTAAGAATTAAAAAACCAGAACTCCACAGGCCATACAAAGTCCCACTGGAAACATTTGGTGCAACATTGCTATGCTTGCCTCCTGCAGCTTTGCTTCTTCTTGTTATGTGCTTAGCTTCTCTGAGAACATTCTTGGTTAGTGGTGCAGTTATTGTTTTGGGGTTCATCTTGTATCTTACTTTAGGCCATGCCAAGGATAGGAAGTGGGTCCAGTTTGATACAGAACACTCTGCTGTTTTTTCCGCCGCCGGCGTGCGAAGCAACTCCGATGTCCGTCTACTGCATCAAGAAGTTGTTGATGAGGCTTCAATCATGCTTCTTTCAGATGCATCCACTGCAAAAACTGGGCAAGAGAGCTATGAAATTCTGGTGGAAGGAAAATTGGAATAG